CACCTTGATTTTTTGTTTCCTTGAGACGCTGGTTTCGGAGGAAAAATTTAAGGATTATTTATTGATCCCCTTATTTTCAGAAGACTTCGAGCTTACAACTGATAATTTGCAGAGTTTAAATGGCAAACAAGAACAGGATCCTGAAAAAATCATTAGCGAGATACTGAATGGAAACTACGTGCTGTACATTTGCGAACGTAATGAGGCATGGGTATTCTCATTTCCAAAGGATCTTCAGCGGGCGATTCAAGAACCGGTAAACGAAGGCGTGGTCCGCGGTGCACACGATGGCTTCGTCGAAAATCTTGAAACAAATATCAGCCAGCTGAGGCTCAGAATTAAGAGCCCGGACCTTATGGTTAACTACCATGTATTAGGCGAAAAGACAAAAACCAAAACGGCTGTCATTTTCATGAAAGGCATTGCTAATGAGGAAATTGTCCATGAAGTTGAAAGAAGGCTTTCCTATATTTCCACCGACATGGTGTTAAGCCCTGGCTATATTGAAGAATTTATCGAAGACGATCCCTTCTCGATATTCCCACAGCTCATTAATACGGAACGACCAGACAGGGCGATGGCAAATTTGATGGAAGGTCGAATCATTATCATTGGGGAAGGCAGTCCAACAGCACTGATTTTGCCAGTCACTTTTTTTGCCTTTTATCAATCGTCGGATGATTACAACGGCAGGTGGATACCCTCTACCTTTATCCGACTGTTAAGGTATGTCAGCTTTCTCATCGCTATTACCTTGCCAGCTTTCTATATTGCCATAATCGCGTTTCACCTTGAAGTGATCCCTCATGAACTGATTCTCCCTTTAAAAGGGTCTGTGGAAGGAATTCCATATCCTCCGCTTCTGGAGGCTTTCTTCATGGAAATCACTATTGAATTGATCAGGGAAGCAGGGGTGAGGCTTCCAAGACCAATTGGACAAACAATAGGCATTGTAGGGGGGCTCGTCATCGGGGATGCTGTTGTAAGTGCCGGACTAATTTCAAATATCATGATTGTCATTGTCGCGGTCACGGCTATATCCGCGTTTGTCGTTCCTTCTAATGAAATGAGTACGACTGTTCGGCTCATTCGGTTCCCGCTGATGATTGCAGCTGCTATTTTAGGATTTGTCGGGTTGATTTTTGGGCTAATCTTTGTCTTCGTTAAACTGTGTAAGCTTGAATCTTTTGGAGTACCTTACTTTTCACCGCTGGCCCCTTTTCACGTTAAGGACATTAAGGATACCTTCATCCGAATGCCGCTTTGGAAGATGAACGACCGTCCGCATAATTCCGATGCTATTAAAATCAAAAGACAGCGTGACTCTAGAGGATGGAAGACAAATGAACCGAGATAAAACAAACATCACCTATCATCAATTTTTCCTTTTAATCATACATACACAGCTCGGAGTTGGCGGACTTTCGCTTCCTTATACAATGCACAATTCTGTGCAGTCAGATGGCTGGATTTCGATCTTGCTGGCGGGGTTTTTAATTCAAGGTGTTTTATTGGTCTACTTGATGCTTTTTAAAAGATTTGAGACAAAAGATGTCCTGGATATCAGCACTACTCTCCTTGGCCGGAAAATCGGAAAGCTTATTAGTTTCTTTTATTTACTTTATTTTATCAGTGTCGGCAGTTTAATATTGGTGCTTTATTCCCAAATAATCGAGCGTTGGATTCTGCAAAATACACCCAAATGGGTAATCTGCGGATTGCTGGTTATAGCAGGTATCTATTTATGCGTGGACGGCCTGAAAATTCTGGCAAGATTTTATACACTTGTCACACCGCTCATCATTTTGCTTGTGCTGCTTGTTTCTTATACCTTAAAGGATTCGAATATTTATTATATTTTACCTATTGGCCAGGCCGGCTTAAAGAATATTGTATTTGGAAGCAAGGATGCAATCTTGTCCATGCTTGGATTCGAAATCATCCTCCTTGTTTTTCCCATGGTATCAGGGACTTACCGGCAGAAGTTCAAGGCTATATCCTTTGCTAATCTTTTCACCACATTACTTTATGCGTATTTGATTTTCGTGGCTTTCGTTTACTTCAGCCCGAATGAAATAAAAATACTGCCAGAACCGCTACTGTACATCTTAAAATCTTATACCTTCAAAATAATTGAGCGAACAGATTTACTCTTCTTGTCATTTTGGATTTTCCTTGTCTTCACCTCTTTCGGCAGTTATCTGTACTTAGCTGCCAAGACGGGGGCAAGGCTCTTCAATAAAAAGGTAGAGCGAAGACTTGTATACTTAGTTGCTTTCGTTATGTATGGGATATCATTTTTGCCTGAAATAGAAATGAAATATCTAGAATTCATGAACAGCTATATACCTAAAGCCAGTATTATTTTCATCCTGTTCCCCGCCTTTTTGCTTTTAGTTTCGTTCCTGTTCAAAAAATCCGAACGAGGAAGTGAAGCCATTGATCCGGTTTCTTAAAAGAGGTCTTCCAGCTATTGTGGCCATGTTACTATTAAGTGCTTGCTGGGATCAGCATTTATTGAAGGATGTAAAATTATACATGGCCGCCAGCTTCGATCTGACTCCTGATGGTAAAATACTTGATGAACTTTCAGCCCCAACCATTACTAAAAATCCAGATGGCGGACCGGTTCAAGGACATACAATCGCGAGCGGAATTGGCCATACGCCAAGAGAGGCACGAGGGGATATTGACAGTAAAATAGATAAGGTTTTTGATGCATCGAAATTAAGGGTTTTAATTATAGGCAATGAACTTGCGAAACAGGATATATATT
This window of the Mesobacillus jeotgali genome carries:
- a CDS encoding spore germination protein; amino-acid sequence: MKFRIPKVSKSDSVKENDPCSTYGRIKDVFQPNSDFKEFKIKRDNNTLIFCFLETLVSEEKFKDYLLIPLFSEDFELTTDNLQSLNGKQEQDPEKIISEILNGNYVLYICERNEAWVFSFPKDLQRAIQEPVNEGVVRGAHDGFVENLETNISQLRLRIKSPDLMVNYHVLGEKTKTKTAVIFMKGIANEEIVHEVERRLSYISTDMVLSPGYIEEFIEDDPFSIFPQLINTERPDRAMANLMEGRIIIIGEGSPTALILPVTFFAFYQSSDDYNGRWIPSTFIRLLRYVSFLIAITLPAFYIAIIAFHLEVIPHELILPLKGSVEGIPYPPLLEAFFMEITIELIREAGVRLPRPIGQTIGIVGGLVIGDAVVSAGLISNIMIVIVAVTAISAFVVPSNEMSTTVRLIRFPLMIAAAILGFVGLIFGLIFVFVKLCKLESFGVPYFSPLAPFHVKDIKDTFIRMPLWKMNDRPHNSDAIKIKRQRDSRGWKTNEPR
- a CDS encoding GerAB/ArcD/ProY family transporter, translating into MNRDKTNITYHQFFLLIIHTQLGVGGLSLPYTMHNSVQSDGWISILLAGFLIQGVLLVYLMLFKRFETKDVLDISTTLLGRKIGKLISFFYLLYFISVGSLILVLYSQIIERWILQNTPKWVICGLLVIAGIYLCVDGLKILARFYTLVTPLIILLVLLVSYTLKDSNIYYILPIGQAGLKNIVFGSKDAILSMLGFEIILLVFPMVSGTYRQKFKAISFANLFTTLLYAYLIFVAFVYFSPNEIKILPEPLLYILKSYTFKIIERTDLLFLSFWIFLVFTSFGSYLYLAAKTGARLFNKKVERRLVYLVAFVMYGISFLPEIEMKYLEFMNSYIPKASIIFILFPAFLLLVSFLFKKSERGSEAIDPVS